In Amblyraja radiata isolate CabotCenter1 chromosome 30, sAmbRad1.1.pri, whole genome shotgun sequence, a single window of DNA contains:
- the LOC116990037 gene encoding tripartite motif-containing protein 15-like, giving the protein MLVDEAVETYKDQVKSSIQSLTKNKSEIQRMEQQQKQKISGVLEQSHNLQSKITSQYAELHQILTEKEQHALADIRQEEKKILNTMEKNLRKIEKKLNSIQMDLLKLQQQMHQKDSVVFLKVRGWTTLHFSFDFWSHH; this is encoded by the exons ATGCTGGTGGatgaagctgttgaaacctacaag gatcaggtgaaatcttccatccagtctctcacaaaaaataaatcagagatccagcgaatggagcagcaacagaaacagaagatttctggagttctg gaacagtcacacaaccttcagtccaagatcacatcccagtatgctgaattgcaccagattctcacggaGAAAGAACAGCACGCATTGGCAGATATTCGgcaggaagagaagaagattctaaatacaatggagaaaaatcttcgaaagattgaaaaaaaattaaattccattcagatggatctcttaaagttgcagcaacagatgcatcaaaaagacagtgtggtatttctgaaggtgaggggttggaCTACATTACATTTCAGCTTTGATTTTTGGTCTCACCACTAG